A stretch of Roseovarius sp. M141 DNA encodes these proteins:
- a CDS encoding cytochrome ubiquinol oxidase subunit II, with amino-acid sequence MLLSACSEQRSSFLDPGGPIAAAQRAHMIEVVGWTMIAVLPVFVLVPLMLWRYRYRNDKARYTPDWEFSGWLDLLMWGVPFIIVVVLSSMLWKSTHALDPYKPIASAEAPLEVQVIGLDWKWLFIYPELGIATVNEMAFPVGTSVSFVLTADTVMQSFVIAALAGQIYVMPGMRTQLHVLADEPGDYEGENMQFNGLGFTKQKFRALAMTPADFSAWVEEVRSHGVALDEATYGRLAVASTGTQAHDTLGSPQMPADALYFNAVEAALFEGVLHRYMRGTAVPPALQPGAVGYLPPPAPTGESQ; translated from the coding sequence ATGCTGTTATCCGCCTGTAGCGAGCAGCGCAGCAGTTTCCTCGACCCCGGCGGGCCGATCGCAGCCGCGCAGCGCGCGCATATGATCGAGGTGGTGGGGTGGACCATGATCGCCGTCTTGCCGGTCTTCGTTCTGGTGCCTCTCATGCTATGGCGATACCGATATCGCAACGACAAGGCGCGCTATACGCCGGACTGGGAATTCTCGGGCTGGCTCGACCTGCTCATGTGGGGGGTGCCGTTCATCATCGTGGTCGTGCTTTCGTCGATGCTGTGGAAAAGTACCCATGCGCTCGACCCTTACAAACCGATTGCCTCTGCCGAGGCGCCGTTAGAGGTGCAGGTCATCGGCCTCGACTGGAAATGGCTGTTCATCTACCCCGAACTGGGGATCGCAACGGTCAACGAGATGGCGTTTCCGGTCGGCACGTCCGTCTCGTTCGTCCTTACCGCCGATACCGTCATGCAATCCTTCGTGATTGCGGCTCTGGCGGGCCAGATCTACGTGATGCCCGGCATGCGCACCCAGCTCCACGTCCTCGCGGACGAGCCTGGCGACTACGAAGGTGAGAACATGCAATTCAACGGTTTGGGATTCACCAAACAGAAATTCAGGGCTTTGGCGATGACTCCCGCGGATTTTTCCGCCTGGGTCGAAGAGGTCCGATCGCACGGTGTTGCGCTGGACGAGGCAACCTACGGACGTCTCGCTGTGGCGTCGACCGGGACGCAGGCGCATGACACGCTCGGCTCGCCGCAGATGCCCGCCGATGCCCTCTATTTCAACGCGGTCGAGGCCGCGCTCTTTGAAGGCGTGCTGCACAGGTATATGCGTGGCACCGCCGTGCCGCCTGCCCTCCAACCCGGAGCCGTGGGATATCTTCCCCCGCCCGCACCGACAGGAGAGAGCCAATGA
- a CDS encoding YidH family protein: MIINFETHASNERTFLAWVRTAVAIVGFGLAAARLGNQPSPFWSETLMLGAGAAVILIAWVRMRHVRRRIERPDRLPDDGAPAELFLILLVVALFMLLGSFAIHVS; encoded by the coding sequence ATGATCATCAATTTTGAAACCCATGCATCCAACGAGCGCACCTTTCTGGCGTGGGTCCGCACGGCTGTCGCCATCGTCGGCTTCGGGCTGGCGGCGGCGCGGCTTGGCAACCAGCCGTCGCCGTTCTGGTCCGAAACCTTGATGCTGGGCGCCGGGGCCGCGGTCATCCTGATCGCGTGGGTCAGAATGCGCCATGTGCGCAGACGGATTGAGCGCCCTGACCGCCTGCCAGACGACGGGGCGCCGGCCGAGCTGTTTCTGATACTCTTGGTTGTCGCTCTCTTCATGCTTTTGGGCAGCTTTGCAATTCATGTCAGTTGA